The genome window CAAAATCAGGGcctcaaaaattattttaaccCAATTAATTAACTTCTGACTTTTCGGATCAAGAACATCTGCAATTACCAATTCTACACTCCCAGACCTGCATAATCCACATAACCAAATATGGCTCCTTCCGGGGAACCAACCACCGTGCTTGACCGTTGTCTAGCGACACCACCGCCGGGGCTGGTGTCCAGAATGTCACTCCGCCTAAGTTTTTTTGACGTCCTATGGTTACACGCCCCACCCGTCCAACGCCTTGTTTTCTACGAAATCCCTGAGATCACAAAAACCAATTTTATCGAAGAAATCATCCCAAAACTTAGAGATTCCCTTAACTTAACCCTCAAATATTATATCCCATTAGCGGGAAACTTGATCATCCCGCCAAATTCTGGTCCGGACTCGCCCGAAATCCTGTACAAACGTGGAAATTCAGTACCCTTGATCGTCGCGGAGTCGAATGCGATCGATTTTGAATGGTTAGTGGCAAATCATGCAAGAGACAGTTCTGATTTTCATTGTTTGGTTCCCAAATTGGTACAATCGACGGATGATTCCGGGTCGATTCTATCTTCGGTGCTGGCTCTCCAGGTTACACTGTTTCCCAACATGGGATTCTCCATTGGGATAACAAGCCATCAAGCGGCCGGAGATGCTTGCACCATTTTTAGGTTCTCGAGGATTTGGGCGTTTCATGCCAAAGCTGGAGAAGCCGAAGCTGAGGAAAAGGTGAACGCACCATGTGGAGGACCACTAGGGCCACCATGTTATTATAGAACTATCATCAAAGACCCAAAGGGTCTCTCCTCAATTTTCTGGAACCAATGGAACAACATCAGTAAACTTGATCGTGGTTcaggcatttcatcgaacagcTATAAAGTTCGACAAACTTTTCTTATTAGCCCAGAACAGGTTGAAAATATTAGGAAGTTAGTGCCAACTATGCTCCGAGGGCAAGCTTATATGAAATCTTTCAAAGTTGTTTGTGCATATGTTTGGATATGTTTAGTAAAATCCCGCGGCGAGGAGGCAGTTGATGAGGAAGAAGTAGAGAACTTTGTCTGCTTTGGGAATTGCAGAAGGCGTTTGGATCATCTTGTGGCTGAAAACTATTTTGGGAATTGCATTACACTGTGCATAGCAAAGATGAAAAATGGTGAACTTGTGGGAGGAGGAGGAATCCCTCGTGCAGTTGGGTTGATTGGCGCAGCCATGAATGAGAAATTGCAAAGCCAAGAGGCACTCTCTAATGGTGCTGAAAATTGGTTGGTGGAGTTGCAGAATTTGAATTTGGATAGGACTTTTGTGGTGGCTGGATCACCAAAGTTTAATTTTTATCAACTGGATTTTGGATGGGGGAGGCCCAGAAGGTTTGAGTTCGTTTCAATTGATAAAACAGGGGCAGTATCTCTTTGTGGGGGCAGAGATCGCAACAGGGATATAGAGGTTGGTTTGTCTCTTCCCAAGGCTAGAATGGATGCCTTCGCTGCAATTTTCAACCAGGGCCTTAAAGATTTGTAGGATTTATTTTTTGCTTCTTGATCGAAATGTCACCGTGTAAGTTTGGTAACTTTAGTTAGCCGATGAAGTGGGAGAATCCAAAGTCATATACAATCATAGAACCAAGTTCCATACAAGTGCGTCACAACGCCATAGCCGCACACAAAGTGACTTCAAGGTCCAATTTGTGTTTAATTAGAAAACTAACAAGAAAAGCACGattattttggcaaaacttcaagtagaattttatatatatttttttaaattctatGTATTTAGTTTTTTGGAACATACGCTTGCCAAGGTTCAAATCATTGACTCGATTTGTGAAATATGCAGACAGTGAAATCAGAAATAGGCATCTCTACTTAAAGTTTCTTCTTATTGATCCTGCACACTTTGTCGTTGTGACCTTATCGACAGTTGGTACATAATTGCACCAGCCCACCAAAACATATCATAATTGCTCCAGCTCCTGTTTTCTCTCTTGGTATGCTTATTACTACGGGCAGCAGCAATGTTAATATTGATACTATAGGCCTATAGTGACACTTGCTCCTCTCCGATGGATTTTCTTTCCATCTTTCGTAGTGTATATCTACGACACGtgttttcatttattaacaaGGGTTAGAATTAgtcaaaatttaaaataatcatGTTTCTCCTTAATAAATGAAAACACATGTTACTACAAGAAAATAGGCTTATTGTGACACTAGAATTGTGcgacaaaaagtaaaaaaagtgCCACAAAAACCTTTTAGAGACACAAAAGCGACATAACTCAATTGTGTCCCAAAATTACGCATTACAAAAGAAGACAACGCAATTTGGATATGAGTCGCATGTATTTGCATTACTTTTTGCGATGCTTGAGTGTCGCCACTCTACTTGCGGCACAAAAAATGCGCTGCAAAAAATGTCCACAATATTGTGCGACATAAACTTGTGTCgcaaaaaaaatcactaatataAAGGTtagaaatcaatttttttttatggtacAACATTTATCTTGCTCAAATATGCTAAAAGTGAATATcataacaaaattaaaattccACAATACACTAGAATAAAGTATCATACAATGTTTTAGTCAAATTCTACAAACTTTATCATTTAATATAGTTCACTCCAATGACAAGATGTTTTATATATCGCAAGAAGTGCTTGTCTTCAAAAGCACGATTTCATCATACATCTCTCAAAGATATTTTCATATCTCAAAATCCtgaaataacacaaaaaatatGGTCATAACCATTCTTGAATACCCAATAGAACTACATTCAATAAAATTTCAATGGGGGAGGAGAAGAACTTAAGAAGAATGAGCAGACTCTCAAGATAAAAGGTGTGCTCCACTATCTGCTAAAGAAATGCAATCTCAGGACCACACAACTTCCTTACAGACAGTACGCTTCACAATAAATCGCCTGGGTTCCATAACAGCCAACCGACTATATCAAAATCACAACAAAATCTGCAAGGGGATTAATTCTCTAAAGTTTGCTCTCAAAATTAAATGCCAGAGCCAATTTCTCTTCAACCTATAGAAACTCTAAATCGCATAACTACTCACTCGTTTATGGCCTGCTTCCCTTATTCTTATTTGACTTTTAAGGTTATTCAGCATTCATTTTCCCCATCCATCAAAATCAGTTGATTGTCATTGTGGAACTCAATTTGTCTCTATTTAGCTTTAATGACTACATCCTCAGGGCAACTTGAATTTCAACATATGTGGCGTTGAAACTGACAGGCATGAAATAAACAAGGTTTGCATTACGTATCCATGCTGGCTGTTCATGCTCAATAGCAGCAAAACTCAACAATGAGAATGCCAACTTCAATTGGATCTCAATCCACACTCAAGCTGACAGTGCAAGGTGCATAAAGAAGTGAAGATTACCTTGACAGGGTCGGGAGCAAACTTAAGCTGAACCCCATCCAATCTGGCACACCGTCCTTACCACCTGTATCTTCATCTTTCAATCCATTGGATATGGAAGAAAATGCTGCCTTGAATTTTTCCAGTCTCTTCAGCACCTAAGAAGAATCACAGAAATAAATGAAATCAAGAGTGTTAACCATCTATAGGAAGGTTGAATATAGATAATAGCACGTCcatatcttttcttttcatccatTTTCTCCAGCAAGTCattgcaaaaatttccagatccAATACAGCTACAGCCCTCCTTCCAGAGAACACAACCACatcatttgaaacaaaaaagTTTTGTGCTCTGACCTCGGTCAATGAATTTAACAGAGGATTATACACCTTAGGAAAATATTATGTCAAAAGCGTTGGACCTCTCCTcttatgtttttctttcttgttttgtttcccttttctaatGCTGGGATTATACACAATAAAATGATCAATATGAATGTCAAATGCATACTTCATCCTCGCGTCCTTGGCGTCTGCGCTTCTTTTGCTTCTGTAGTTGTCTTTCACGTTCAGCATTGTTCATCAACTGTAGGTCAGCATCTGCATTAGCCATGAGTTCAGCTGAAGGTTTGGACTACCCACTCCGAGCAGAGGTACTATTATAAAATATGTTCAAAACATCTCATCCAGCATGAGGTTTCATTTGAATCATTTTTGTACATCTTATCCACCCTATGGATCTGGCTAACGGTTGAAGTGTCACAATCAGTCTAGGAGTCATAAAAATACCGAAAAAATTCTTGTTCTGTCGGACTGCTTTCACTGGGCAGTAGGAAGGATAACTGCTTGAGCCACGATCCATAATCATGTAAAACATACTGAAGAATGTCATAAAAAAGCATACAAAAGCAGCTTAGTTGCAGGTGTATAGTAATTTCATGATGACATCAAAGCATTTCTggagaataataataaaacactTTCTATCAGgccaaaaaatattatatatatatagttgtaAATTGCCACTCTCTAAAATTTGCAAATCCAATTAAGTCCAAAGTATCAAATACTAAGCATTATAACACTAAATTTGGCTAGAACAGATAGAAGTTGACTATGTTAATTGGCATgaataaaaaagatttgtaaGCTATAGGTTCATTTTAACTCTCTGCAGAAAAACAagctcctttctttttttgcagTATCCGCTGACGCATCCTTGCATCAAAGTTTGCCTCATCTTCATCCACTAAAATCAGAAGCTTCAGGCAACTTGGCATCTGATTGTCCCTGTGATTCTTCCCTTTTTGAACGCAGATCCTCTCTGACTGTCAACTGCTTATCCCTTGTAGCTTTAACTTCAGATGCTATCTGCATTAGCAACTTCATTTAAGTGTATGTCCAAGCAATTTATTTATTACTGATCAGGAGAAAATAAATCATATTCGTTGTTCCCCTCAACAAGCGCATGTGATTCAACATTCATAAAGTTTGTCCCTCCAAAACTGACAGCATGTAGGTGAAGAAAAACTCTTGCAAaatctgtaaaaaaaaaaaatactagttGGATTCCTGGGAACACCAACAATAAAAGCATTGTGAAGACAAAAAGCATATTACTTTCCATACTGTATTAAACCCATCGAAATTTTAGGACATCAAAAACTCTGAGTTAACATTTTTCATGTGATTGGTCAAAAGATGCACTTTATCTTTAAAAACGTAGTCTCAGAGAATAGACAACTTCTAAGAGTTAGCCTTTGCTTCTTTACGGTAGAGTTTTCTTCCCAATATTTCTCTATAAGTGTCTGGATCCTGTTTCCCTTTTCCCTGCAATTCGTTTACCTAACAGATATGAAAGCTGGCCTATGTGTTTGAATGCCTAGCTTATCAACAATATGTCGGGAGACATAACTCGGTTCCTGCACTATCATTGACAACTGAAAATTGCTTCCACTGCAGAAATGTTCCGAAGCAAAGATATTGGATGGCTGCCAAAATCTCATGATGGAGGAATTTATAGCACCGTCATGAAATGATGATGCAGGAAAGTTTTACCATCTAGATCCTCTCCAGTTGCTCTctaaacattaaaaaaaggtACTTTAAGAATCAGTACAGTAGTGCTGTTATGAAACAGTTTCACCATTTTGTACTGAAACAAGTAAGAAGACATTAGTCTTTTGCAAGTCAAGTAGCTAATCAGTAGATGGTTAACAAGCTCCTAACAGATCACGAGGTGAAGAACCACAGTTATTATTGATTTCCTTgacaaaaaagaataaatgaTTACCACATCATCAGTATGATTCTCCTCTTTCAGAAGACATGCATCATCTAATACATCATGACTGCTCTTAATCCGGGTCTTGACATTAGCCAATTCCTTCTCCTCCTCATCTGCTTCTTCTCCAAATGAAAGCCAGTTCAACTTTCTATAGCAAGCACCCAAAAAACATGGTCGGCAA of Coffea arabica cultivar ET-39 chromosome 5c, Coffea Arabica ET-39 HiFi, whole genome shotgun sequence contains these proteins:
- the LOC113690707 gene encoding uncharacterized protein, yielding MTFFSMFYMIMDRGSSSYPSYCPVKAVRQNKNFFDADLQLMNNAERERQLQKQKKRRRQGREDEVLKRLEKFKAAFSSISNGLKDEDTGGKDGVPDWMGFSLSLLPTLSRILRYENIFERCMMKSCF
- the LOC113689985 gene encoding phenolic glucoside malonyltransferase 1-like, giving the protein MAPSGEPTTVLDRCLATPPPGLVSRMSLRLSFFDVLWLHAPPVQRLVFYEIPEITKTNFIEEIIPKLRDSLNLTLKYYIPLAGNLIIPPNSGPDSPEILYKRGNSVPLIVAESNAIDFEWLVANHARDSSDFHCLVPKLVQSTDDSGSILSSVLALQVTLFPNMGFSIGITSHQAAGDACTIFRFSRIWAFHAKAGEAEAEEKVNAPCGGPLGPPCYYRTIIKDPKGLSSIFWNQWNNISKLDRGSGISSNSYKVRQTFLISPEQVENIRKLVPTMLRGQAYMKSFKVVCAYVWICLVKSRGEEAVDEEEVENFVCFGNCRRRLDHLVAENYFGNCITLCIAKMKNGELVGGGGIPRAVGLIGAAMNEKLQSQEALSNGAENWLVELQNLNLDRTFVVAGSPKFNFYQLDFGWGRPRRFEFVSIDKTGAVSLCGGRDRNRDIEVGLSLPKARMDAFAAIFNQGLKDL